The uncultured Hyphomonas sp. genome includes a region encoding these proteins:
- a CDS encoding cytochrome c: MKIRQTTLAIAAIAGVSLLAACGGSDTSAPESEVAPAAEEIVLENGMTPKEQIELRQGQYKKLGKAFKTISDGLKAGEPDVAAIQAAAASVPVETAGMADWFPAGTGPEAGVETEALPAIWDEADLFAEKVADFQTAAAALAAAGETGDMAAIGAAFATTGGTCKSCHETFRADD, translated from the coding sequence ATGAAGATTCGTCAAACCACCCTTGCCATCGCCGCGATTGCCGGCGTTTCCCTGCTCGCTGCGTGCGGCGGCAGCGACACGAGCGCCCCGGAATCCGAGGTCGCACCGGCGGCTGAGGAAATCGTTCTGGAAAACGGCATGACGCCGAAAGAACAGATCGAACTGCGCCAGGGCCAGTACAAGAAGCTGGGCAAGGCCTTCAAGACGATCAGCGACGGACTGAAAGCGGGTGAGCCGGACGTGGCCGCCATCCAGGCCGCTGCCGCCAGCGTGCCGGTGGAAACCGCAGGCATGGCAGACTGGTTCCCGGCCGGTACGGGCCCGGAAGCCGGCGTGGAGACCGAAGCATTGCCCGCCATCTGGGACGAGGCAGACCTGTTCGCCGAGAAAGTCGCAGACTTCCAGACCGCCGCAGCTGCGCTCGCCGCAGCGGGCGAAACCGGCGACATGGCCGCCATCGGCGCCGCCTTCGCCACGACCGGCGGCACCTGCAAATCCTGCCACGAAACTTTCCGCGCGGACGACTGA
- the argS gene encoding arginine--tRNA ligase: MASLTQDLSAAASAAFEAMGLEARWGDVRRSDKPELADFQCNGAMGAAKKAGKIPRDVAAEVAAALKEHEMVLSAEVAGPGFINIRVSDAALGARAEAVRAEKMAGAEGAPDPQVTVIDFGGPNVAKPMHVGHLRSAVIGDTLRRLLTFLGDAVTGDVHLGDWGLQMGHLVTELQDEQPGLIYFDADFTGPYPEEPPVTIDDLARMYPAASTKAKEDPARLERSQKAVAELQAGRPGYRALLKHFIDVSVAALKIDYEFLNVHFDLWKGESDVDGLIPELVERFKKAGLAEEDAGATIVRIARDSDKKEMPPVMLVNSRGGTGYHTTDLATIMDRMENLEPVPQRMLYVVDQRQALHFEQVFRAAEMVGLIDEGRLEHIGFGTVNGPDGKPFKTREGGVLRLADLNAMAFEEAQKKIEEAGKLPEDMGPEERHQVAANVALAALRFSDLMNTRTTNYVFDLDKFTSFEGKTGPYLLYAAVRVKSLLRRATEEGNEPGEIVIGHDAERALVLQLDNFAAACLQAREKRMPHVLCEHLYNLAQAFSSFYSALPIAAENDEATRASRLGLASAVLKQLETGLDLLGIRVPERM; the protein is encoded by the coding sequence ATGGCCAGCCTGACGCAAGACCTGTCGGCGGCCGCCAGCGCCGCCTTTGAAGCCATGGGCCTCGAAGCGCGCTGGGGCGATGTGCGCCGGTCCGACAAGCCGGAACTGGCAGACTTCCAGTGCAATGGCGCGATGGGCGCGGCCAAGAAGGCCGGCAAGATCCCGCGCGACGTGGCTGCTGAGGTCGCCGCCGCCCTGAAAGAGCACGAGATGGTCCTGTCGGCGGAAGTCGCCGGGCCGGGCTTCATCAATATCCGCGTCTCCGATGCCGCGCTGGGCGCCCGCGCAGAAGCGGTGCGCGCGGAGAAGATGGCAGGCGCCGAGGGCGCGCCGGACCCGCAGGTCACGGTCATCGACTTTGGCGGGCCGAACGTGGCCAAGCCGATGCATGTCGGCCACCTCCGCTCCGCCGTGATCGGCGACACGCTGCGCCGCCTGCTGACCTTCCTTGGCGATGCCGTCACCGGCGATGTCCACCTCGGCGACTGGGGCCTGCAGATGGGCCACCTCGTCACCGAGCTGCAGGACGAGCAGCCGGGCCTCATCTATTTCGACGCAGACTTCACCGGTCCGTACCCGGAAGAGCCGCCTGTCACCATCGACGACCTCGCCCGCATGTATCCCGCCGCCAGCACCAAGGCGAAGGAAGACCCCGCACGCCTTGAGCGCAGCCAGAAGGCCGTTGCCGAACTGCAGGCCGGGCGCCCCGGCTACCGCGCACTGCTGAAGCATTTCATCGACGTCTCCGTCGCCGCGCTGAAGATCGACTATGAATTCCTGAACGTGCATTTCGACCTCTGGAAGGGCGAAAGCGACGTGGACGGCCTGATCCCGGAACTGGTCGAGCGGTTCAAAAAGGCGGGCCTCGCCGAGGAAGACGCCGGCGCGACCATCGTCCGCATCGCGCGCGACAGCGACAAGAAAGAGATGCCGCCGGTCATGCTGGTCAACAGCCGCGGCGGCACGGGCTATCACACGACCGACCTCGCCACGATCATGGACCGGATGGAGAATCTGGAGCCGGTACCCCAGCGCATGCTCTATGTCGTGGACCAGCGTCAGGCACTCCATTTCGAACAGGTGTTCCGCGCCGCTGAAATGGTCGGCCTGATCGATGAAGGCCGTCTCGAACATATCGGTTTTGGCACGGTCAACGGCCCGGACGGCAAACCGTTCAAGACCCGCGAAGGCGGCGTCCTGCGCCTTGCGGACCTGAACGCCATGGCGTTCGAGGAAGCGCAAAAGAAAATCGAAGAAGCCGGAAAGCTCCCGGAAGACATGGGCCCTGAAGAACGCCATCAGGTCGCCGCGAACGTCGCGCTGGCTGCGCTGCGCTTCTCGGACCTGATGAATACGCGGACCACGAACTATGTCTTCGATCTCGACAAGTTCACCAGCTTCGAGGGCAAGACCGGACCTTACCTGCTATACGCCGCCGTGCGCGTGAAATCGCTGCTGCGCCGCGCCACCGAAGAAGGCAATGAGCCGGGCGAGATCGTTATCGGCCACGATGCCGAACGCGCACTCGTGCTTCAGCTCGACAATTTCGCCGCCGCCTGCCTGCAGGCCCGCGAGAAGCGCATGCCGCACGTCCTGTGCGAGCATCTCTACAATCTCGCGCAGGCCTTCAGCAGCTTCTATTCGGCCCTGCCGATTGCTGCGGAGAACGACGAGGCCACCCGCGCCAGCCGCCTCGGTCTCGCCTCGGCTGTGCTGAAACAGCTGGAGACGGGCCTCGACCTGCTCGGCATTCGCGTGCCGGAGCGGATGTAG
- a CDS encoding cytochrome b/b6 domain-containing protein produces MAKGNRILVWDGALRLFHWSIVLLVAAMWWSAENHMMDWHRRMGMILVGLIVFRLAWGILGSRTSRFTSWRIGPGAILGYLKGLASGAHKPDFGHNPIGTLSVIAMLAALSVQVGTGLFAVDTDGMESGPLAILVSFDAGRQAAEIHEVSFNILVALIGLHVAAVAAYLIFFKDNLIRPMITGRRAREDFEAGETLADSQLSWVRLAISVAIAFAAMWGISNAG; encoded by the coding sequence ATGGCAAAGGGTAACCGTATCCTCGTCTGGGACGGGGCGCTGCGCCTGTTTCACTGGTCCATCGTGTTGCTGGTGGCTGCCATGTGGTGGTCGGCGGAAAACCACATGATGGACTGGCACCGGCGGATGGGGATGATCCTGGTCGGGCTGATCGTCTTCCGCCTGGCCTGGGGCATTCTCGGCTCCCGCACGTCGCGGTTCACCAGCTGGCGGATCGGGCCGGGCGCCATTCTCGGTTACCTGAAGGGCCTCGCCAGCGGGGCCCACAAACCGGATTTCGGGCACAATCCCATCGGCACGCTCAGCGTGATCGCCATGCTGGCGGCGCTCAGCGTGCAGGTGGGCACCGGCCTCTTCGCCGTGGATACCGACGGGATGGAGTCCGGCCCGCTCGCCATTCTCGTCTCGTTCGATGCCGGGCGTCAGGCGGCGGAAATCCACGAGGTGAGCTTCAACATCCTCGTCGCCCTGATCGGCCTGCACGTTGCGGCCGTGGCGGCCTATCTCATCTTCTTCAAGGACAATCTCATCCGCCCGATGATCACCGGCCGCCGTGCGCGGGAAGACTTCGAAGCGGGCGAGACGTTGGCCGACAGCCAGCTCTCATGGGTGCGCCTCGCCATCTCCGTGGCGATTGCATTTGCGGCCATGTGGGGCATTTCCAACGCTGGCTGA
- a CDS encoding alpha/beta fold hydrolase, translating to MALPQLILIPGRLNDHGLWRHQVDALKDVCRPVVADVTRGRSFAELAASVLTMAEDQFALAGFSFGGIVAMDMVRQAPERIRRLALLDTVMLPDTEESLAARRKTADMAERATRFHGFSDQLASAYLAPQNRENAELVAEIRAMTERLGTDVFVRQTRLPRPDNRAALAALACPVLVACGEEDVLTPPESHRDMASLIPGANLVMIPDAGHMTPLEQPEAVTTALRNWLSRA from the coding sequence ATGGCTCTGCCGCAGCTGATCCTTATTCCCGGACGCCTCAATGATCACGGCCTGTGGCGCCACCAGGTCGATGCGCTGAAAGACGTTTGCCGCCCGGTCGTGGCGGATGTGACGCGCGGGCGCTCCTTCGCAGAGCTTGCCGCCTCGGTGCTGACCATGGCGGAAGACCAGTTCGCGCTGGCGGGCTTCTCCTTTGGTGGCATCGTCGCCATGGACATGGTGCGTCAGGCGCCAGAGCGCATCCGCCGTCTCGCCCTGCTCGATACGGTCATGCTGCCAGACACCGAGGAAAGCCTCGCTGCCCGGCGCAAGACCGCTGACATGGCCGAACGCGCCACCCGTTTCCACGGCTTCAGCGATCAGCTGGCGAGCGCCTATCTCGCCCCGCAGAACCGGGAGAATGCGGAACTGGTGGCCGAAATCCGCGCGATGACCGAGCGTCTCGGCACCGATGTCTTCGTGCGCCAGACCCGCCTGCCGCGCCCTGACAACCGGGCTGCGCTGGCGGCGCTGGCCTGCCCGGTTCTGGTCGCCTGCGGAGAGGAAGACGTGCTCACCCCGCCGGAAAGCCACCGCGATATGGCTTCGCTGATACCGGGCGCGAACCTCGTCATGATCCCGGATGCCGGCCACATGACTCCGCTGGAACAGCCGGAGGCCGTCACAACAGCACTGCGGAACTGGCTGTCCCGCGCCTGA
- a CDS encoding glutathione S-transferase: MTAPILYTFRRCPYAMRARLGLSAARLDIRVREVVLRDKPAEMLEASPKGTVPVLVLESGEVIDESLDVMRWALAEADPEGWLSADAAETDALIAQNDGPFKRALDRYKYPNRYEDEGADPVANRDAGLAILEGLSERIAANGGQLFDPAPTLADMAIFPFVRQFAHTDMDWWESAAPGPVKTWLAGHKDSARFKAIMKKYPQWAPGEAEPALPLSGPAAG, translated from the coding sequence GTGACAGCCCCGATCCTCTACACGTTCCGCCGCTGTCCCTATGCCATGCGCGCACGGCTTGGCCTGTCGGCGGCGCGGCTGGACATTCGCGTGCGGGAAGTGGTGCTGCGCGACAAGCCGGCGGAGATGCTGGAGGCGAGCCCCAAGGGCACGGTGCCGGTGCTGGTGCTGGAGAGCGGCGAGGTGATCGACGAAAGCCTCGACGTGATGCGCTGGGCGCTGGCGGAGGCCGATCCCGAAGGCTGGCTCAGCGCGGATGCGGCGGAGACCGACGCGCTGATCGCGCAGAATGACGGGCCGTTCAAACGCGCGCTCGACCGCTACAAATACCCGAACCGGTATGAGGATGAGGGCGCTGACCCGGTGGCCAATCGCGATGCCGGGCTCGCCATCCTGGAAGGCCTGTCGGAGCGGATCGCGGCGAATGGCGGGCAACTGTTTGACCCGGCGCCGACGCTGGCCGACATGGCGATCTTCCCCTTCGTGCGCCAGTTCGCCCATACAGACATGGACTGGTGGGAAAGCGCGGCGCCCGGCCCGGTGAAAACCTGGCTGGCCGGACACAAGGACAGCGCGCGTTTCAAGGCGATCATGAAGAAATATCCCCAATGGGCGCCCGGCGAGGCCGAACCGGCGCTACCTCTTTCCGGGCCTGCCGCGGGATAA
- the ispH gene encoding 4-hydroxy-3-methylbut-2-enyl diphosphate reductase, giving the protein MTERRPLTIRLAAPRGFCAGVDRAIQIVEEALRKWGAPVYVRHEIVHNAHVVSRLEQMGAVFVEELDECPEDRPVIFSAHGVPKSVPAEARSRNMIFVDATCPLVSKVHVEAERHDRDGREIVLIGHAGHPEVIGTMGQLPEGRIHLIETVEDAEAFQPKDPSNLAFVTQTTLSVDDTADIVATLQKRFPGISTPHKEDICYATTNRQEAVKVIGEGTGLVLVIGAETSSNSKRLVEVALRAGADRAELVASAEDIDWDWFDGVTLLGLTAGASAPEDLVQGVIAACRSRFDVTVQNIETARETVTFKLPRVLSV; this is encoded by the coding sequence ATGACGGAAAGGCGCCCGCTCACAATCCGCCTCGCCGCCCCCAGAGGCTTCTGCGCCGGGGTCGACCGCGCCATCCAGATCGTCGAGGAAGCGCTGCGCAAATGGGGCGCGCCGGTCTATGTGCGTCACGAGATCGTCCACAATGCACACGTTGTCTCCCGGCTGGAGCAAATGGGCGCCGTTTTCGTCGAAGAACTGGACGAGTGCCCGGAGGACCGCCCGGTCATCTTCTCCGCTCATGGCGTGCCGAAATCGGTGCCCGCAGAGGCCCGGTCCCGCAACATGATCTTCGTCGACGCGACCTGCCCGCTGGTCTCCAAGGTGCATGTCGAGGCCGAGCGCCATGACCGCGATGGCCGCGAAATCGTGCTGATCGGCCATGCCGGACACCCCGAAGTCATCGGCACGATGGGCCAGTTACCCGAAGGCCGCATCCATCTGATCGAGACGGTGGAGGATGCCGAAGCCTTCCAGCCGAAAGACCCGTCCAACCTCGCCTTCGTCACCCAGACGACGCTCAGCGTGGACGACACCGCCGACATCGTGGCGACGCTGCAGAAGCGCTTTCCCGGCATCTCGACGCCGCACAAGGAAGACATCTGCTACGCCACCACCAACCGTCAGGAAGCCGTGAAGGTGATCGGCGAGGGCACGGGCCTCGTGCTCGTCATTGGCGCCGAGACCAGCTCGAACTCCAAACGCCTTGTCGAGGTCGCCCTGCGCGCCGGGGCCGACCGGGCCGAACTGGTCGCCAGCGCCGAGGACATCGACTGGGACTGGTTCGACGGCGTCACGCTTCTGGGCCTGACCGCCGGGGCCAGCGCACCGGAAGACCTGGTGCAGGGCGTGATCGCAGCCTGCCGGTCCCGCTTCGACGTGACGGTCCAGAACATCGAAACCGCCCGCGAGACGGTGACGTTCAAGCTGCCGCGCGTCCTGTCGGTCTGA
- a CDS encoding rhodanese-related sulfurtransferase: MTTRIAAFYLFFPFPAFEAAREPLRATLEAAGVKGTVLLAAEGVNGTIAASPEGIDTALATLRALPGAEALEAKFSEADENPFLRLKVRLKQEIVTMGVPGTDPNALVGTYVTPEDWNALISAPDTVLIDTRNDYEYAIGTFEGAIDPETKSFREFPEWFREFREKLEAEGRKPKIAMFCTGGIRCEKATSFVKAEGIDDVYHLHGGILKYLEEVPEEESLWRGECFVFDERVSVKHDLTPGDYDMCHACKRPITEEDKQGNAYVPGVSCPHCIDEMTPDQKRRFAERQKQINLARKRGEAHMGPEAAANRRREEA; this comes from the coding sequence ATGACCACACGTATTGCCGCCTTCTACCTGTTCTTCCCGTTCCCGGCCTTCGAGGCCGCGCGTGAACCGCTGCGCGCCACGCTGGAAGCCGCCGGTGTCAAAGGCACCGTGCTGCTGGCCGCCGAGGGCGTGAACGGTACCATCGCCGCGAGCCCCGAGGGCATCGACACCGCGCTGGCCACGCTGCGCGCCCTGCCGGGCGCCGAGGCGCTGGAGGCAAAATTCTCCGAAGCGGACGAGAACCCGTTCCTGCGCCTGAAAGTGCGCCTGAAGCAGGAGATCGTCACCATGGGCGTGCCGGGGACGGACCCGAACGCTCTGGTGGGCACCTATGTCACGCCGGAAGACTGGAACGCCCTGATCAGCGCCCCGGACACGGTGCTGATCGATACGCGCAATGACTATGAATATGCCATCGGCACGTTCGAGGGCGCGATCGACCCGGAAACCAAGTCCTTCCGCGAATTCCCGGAATGGTTCCGCGAGTTCCGCGAGAAACTGGAAGCCGAAGGCCGCAAGCCGAAGATCGCCATGTTCTGCACCGGCGGCATCCGCTGCGAGAAGGCGACCAGCTTCGTGAAGGCCGAAGGCATCGACGATGTCTACCACCTGCACGGCGGCATCCTGAAATACCTGGAAGAGGTTCCGGAAGAAGAGAGCCTGTGGCGCGGCGAGTGTTTCGTGTTCGACGAGCGTGTCTCGGTGAAGCATGATTTGACGCCCGGCGACTATGACATGTGCCACGCGTGCAAGCGGCCGATCACTGAGGAAGACAAGCAGGGCAATGCCTATGTGCCCGGCGTCTCCTGCCCGCATTGCATCGACGAGATGACGCCCGACCAGAAGCGCCGCTTCGCCGAGCGCCAGAAGCAGATCAACCTCGCCCGCAAGCGCGGCGAGGCGCATATGGGGCCTGAAGCGGCCGCCAACCGCCGCCGCGAAGAAGCGTGA